Proteins found in one Crassostrea angulata isolate pt1a10 chromosome 3, ASM2561291v2, whole genome shotgun sequence genomic segment:
- the LOC128177002 gene encoding zinc transporter ZIP1-like — MASAARITGIFILFFITFLIGLIPFALLRIFEKKLSKENIKKWIGILNCFTGGVFLGTAILHLLPESRELLTESISFEYPVTEAIVGCGFLLTLTLEHLVSYYGFGNFHMHDHGHDNKIELNDAKDLEMAGSNKTEDTDKKGNADKSTEEVIIEQPNLKFLVFRSFLLLLALSFHMIFEGLAVGLQKEEEDAWILLGVLSLHKIAVAFSVGFQLEENLRKFKYVILSLFLLSIVAPIGVVIGYIVTEVGDDAHGQDVASGVLQSLSVGCFLYVTFFEILNHEIHITKERSHWKVFFTIIGFAIVVGIQFVKHDHEGHDH, encoded by the coding sequence ATGGCGTCGGCGGCGAGGATTACGGGGATATTTATCCTGTTTTTCATCACTTTCCTAATAGGCCTTATACCGTTTGCCTTGTTGAGGATATTTGAGAAGAAATTGtcgaaagaaaatataaagaaGTGGATTGGGATCCTAAACTGCTTTACAGGTGGGGTTTTCCTAGGAACAGCCATCTTGCATTTGTTACCTGAATCTCGAGAACTGCTAACAGAGTCTATATCGTTCGAATATCCTGTGACAGAGGCCATCGTGGGTTGCGGGTTTCTTCTAACGCTTACGTTAGAACATCTTGTCAGTTACTACGGCTTTGGAAATTTTCATATGCACGATCATGGCCATGATAATAAAATTGAGCTAAATGACGCCAAGGACCTAGAAATGGCTGGGTCAAATAAAACAGAGGACACGGATAAAAAGGGCAACGCAGATAAATCGACAGAAGAAGTTATAATAGAGCAGCCTAATTTGAAATTCCTTGTTTTCCGCTCCTTTCTGCTGTTACTAGCTCTCTCTTTTCACATGATATTTGAGGGTTTGGCCGTTGGCTTGCAAAAAGAGGAGGAGGACGCTTGGATTTTGCTTGGAGTTCTCTCTCTTCACAAAATCGCTGTTGCTTTCAGCGTGGGCTTCCAACTAGAAGAAAATCTGAGAAAATTCAAATACGTAATATTATCTTTATTCTTGTTGTCTATTGTCGCGCCAATAGGAGTCGTGATCGGTTACATAGTAACAGAAGTTGGAGATGACGCGCATGGGCAAGATGTAGCTTCCGGTGTCTTGCAGAGTCTTTCCGTCGGTTGTTTCCTATATGTGACATTTTTTGAAATCCTAAATCATGAAATACACATAACCAAAGAGAGGAGTCACTGGAAGGTCTTTTTCACAATAATCGGGTTTGCTATTGTTGTTGGGATTCAGTTTGTGAAGCACGACCACGAAGGTCACGACCATTAG
- the LOC128177264 gene encoding zinc transporter ZIP1-like, whose translation MASAARITGIFILFFITFLIGLIPFALLRIFEKKLSKENIKKWIGILNCFTGGVFLATAILHLLPESRELLTESISFEYPVTEAIAGCGFLLTLTLEHLVSYYGFGNFHMHDHGHDNKIEPNDAKDLEMAGSNKTEDTDKKGNADKSTEEVIIEQPNLKFLVFRSFLLLLALSFHMIFEGLAVGLQKEEEDAWILLGVLSLHKIAVAFSVGFQLEENLRKFKYVILSLFFLSIVAPIGVVIGYIVTEVGDDAHGQDVASGVLQSLSVGCFLYVTFFEILNHEIHITKERSHWKVFFTIIGFAIVVGIQFVKHDHEGHDH comes from the coding sequence ATGGCGTCGGCGGCGAGGATTACGGGGATATTTATCCTGTTTTTCATCACTTTCCTAATAGGCCTTATACCGTTTGCCTTGTTGAGGATATTTGAGAAGAAATTGTCGAAAGAAAATATTAAGAAGTGGATTGGGATCCTGAACTGCTTTACAGGTGGGGTTTTCCTAGCAACAGCCATCTTGCATTTGTTACCTGAATCTCGAGAACTGCTAACAGAGTCTATATCGTTCGAGTATCCTGTGACAGAGGCCATCGCGGGTTGCGGGTTTCTTCTAACGCTTACTTTAGAACATCTTGTCAGTTACTACGGCTTTGGAAATTTTCATATGCACGATCATGGCCATGATAATAAAATTGAGCCAAACGACGCCAAGGACCTAGAAATGGCTGGGTCAAATAAAACAGAGGACACGGATAAAAAGGGCAACGCAGATAAATCGACAGAAGAAGTTATAATAGAGCAGCCTAATTTGAAATTCCTTGTTTTCCGCTCCTTTCTGCTGTTACTAGCTCTCTCTTTTCACATGATATTTGAGGGTTTGGCCGTTGGGTTGCAAAAAGAGGAGGAGGACGCTTGGATTTTGCTTGGAGTTCTCTCTCTTCACAAAATCGCTGTTGCTTTCAGCGTGGGCTTCCAACTAGAAGAAAATCTGAGAAAATTCAAATACGTAATATTATCTTTATTCTTCTTGTCTATTGTCGCGCCAATAGGAGTCGTGATCGGTTACATAGTAACAGAAGTTGGAGATGACGCGCATGGGCAAGACGTAGCTTCCGGTGTCTTGCAGAGTCTTTCCGTCGGTTGTTTCCTATATGTGACATTTTTTGAAATCCTAAACCATGAAATACACATAACCAAAGAGAGGAGTCACTGGAAGGTCTTTTTCACAATAATCGGGTTTGCTATTGTTGTTGGGATTCAGTTTGTGAAGCACGACCACGAAGGTCACGACCATTAG